In Paraglaciecola sp. T6c, the sequence CTATGCCAGCAATATTTTTCACAAGGGGATGTGGTTATCGGCGTCTGCCGTGCAAGTGCTGATCAAACAGACTTACTCGCGTTAAAAGCGCAAAATGAAGATAGGATGCACATCATGCACGCTGATCTTCATTCACAGGCGTCAATCGAGCAGTTGGCAGAGCGTGTGCAAGGTCAGTTCAAAATTGATGTGCTGATTAATAATGCCGGTGTGAGCGCCAACGAACCCCTAGGTGAATGGACGCAGACAGCCTTTATGAATAATTTTCTGGTTAACAGCGTGGCGCCCAGCTTAATGTGCCAAGCATTGCACGATACGTTAACCTCACAAGCGCGCGTTATTCAGTTATCCTCAGGGGTTGCCTCTATCGCCCAAAGTGACAAGTTTGCTCAAGCACCGTTAGACGCTTACGCCATGAGTAAGGCGGCGTTGAATATGTTTACGCGTCGTTTTGCAATCCAGCATCAGGCCAGCCAGCAAGTTATTTGCGCGCTAAGCCCAGGTTGGGTTCAAACTGATATGGGTGGACAAGATGCAACAAGTACAGTACAAAATGCGTCGCGAAAAATAGTTACCTTAATTGAGCGGTTAACCATAGCGGATACTGGTCATTTTTTTGATGAAAATGGGGTGCAGCTCCCTTGGTGAAGCATTTAGTTTATGCTCGTCTGAGTATTGCTCAGACGATGATTTATAAGATTCAACAACGAGAAAAGAACTATCACTAACTATAATTTCAATCACTTGTGGCTAAGCTTAATTAAGTACCAGCAGCTGATAAATCGCGTTGTTGTGGCGGTATTAGTGATTTTCTTATTAGCCTATTTAGCCGAGTTGACCTGGCGCTTATGGCCCAAAAGCGAATTGGCACATAATGATGCGCCATTAACGCGTCTTGCCCCGATAGCCTCAGGCAATAATTCCACTCTCAATTTAAACGCCGTAAAACGACTTAATTTATTTGGCGATTTTCAAGCCTCTCCTGTGGCTGAGCAAACCGTTACTGATGCACCTGAAACAAAATTAAACCTGACACTGACTGGTGTAGTCACCAGCTCAGTGCAAGAGCAAGGTGCCGCTATTATTGAAAACCGAGGTAGTCAAGACACCTACGGCCTAGGCGAAAAGATCATTGGCACCAATGCTACGTTACGTGAAGTGTTTCGTGACCGAGTCATTATCCGTAATGGTGTGGTAAATGAGACCCTTATGTTAGATGGTGTTGATTTTGATGAAGCCAATAAAAAACGCACGATTACCCCTCGTCGTCCTGCACCTGCAATTTCTCCCTCGCCGATACAAGATAACGTGATTACTTTATCTGATGACGTGATAGATGCCACGC encodes:
- a CDS encoding SDR family oxidoreductase, with the protein product MKTVLVTGANRGLGLGLCQQYFSQGDVVIGVCRASADQTDLLALKAQNEDRMHIMHADLHSQASIEQLAERVQGQFKIDVLINNAGVSANEPLGEWTQTAFMNNFLVNSVAPSLMCQALHDTLTSQARVIQLSSGVASIAQSDKFAQAPLDAYAMSKAALNMFTRRFAIQHQASQQVICALSPGWVQTDMGGQDATSTVQNASRKIVTLIERLTIADTGHFFDENGVQLPW
- the gspC gene encoding type II secretion system protein GspC, producing MWLSLIKYQQLINRVVVAVLVIFLLAYLAELTWRLWPKSELAHNDAPLTRLAPIASGNNSTLNLNAVKRLNLFGDFQASPVAEQTVTDAPETKLNLTLTGVVTSSVQEQGAAIIENRGSQDTYGLGEKIIGTNATLREVFRDRVIIRNGVVNETLMLDGVDFDEANKKRTITPRRPAPAISPSPIQDNVITLSDDVIDATRMLQQQPANFTEFISVAPHSADGELQGYRVSPGKKPALFKAAGLQNGDVITDINGLNLTDPQQAVEAMGELRGAQSLQITVSRDNDLLTLFLELPDAEQE